A region from the Lolium perenne isolate Kyuss_39 chromosome 4, Kyuss_2.0, whole genome shotgun sequence genome encodes:
- the LOC127296385 gene encoding chaperone protein dnaJ 11, chloroplastic has product MISPRPTLSPGFFSRSVSFSRSASFSPSPPSSPVAQPPPLLSAPFARPSATFSRSASFSTSATAVSTLERGASDTFYDVLGLDAGASCRDIKAAYRRLARAVHPDVSPHPAASADEFIRVHAAYSTLSDPSKRADYDRGMTMIPSAVGRRCAPNLTRSPSFPGSRRRTWETDQCW; this is encoded by the coding sequence ATGATCTCCCCACGCCCCACACTCTCCCCCGGCTTCTTCTCCCGTTCCGTGTCCTTTTCCCGCTCCGCTTCCTTCTCAccctcgccgccttcctcgccGGTTGCCCAGCCTCCGCCGCTCCTCTCGGCCCCGTTCGCCCGGCCCAGCGCCACCTTCTCCCGCTCTGCCTCCTTCTCCACTTCTGCCACCGCCGTTTCCACGCTGGAGCGCGGCGCCTCCGACACCTTCTACGACGTTCTTGGCCTCGACGCCGGCGCCAGCTGCCGGGACATCAAGGCTGCCTACCGCCGCCTGGCGCGCGCCGTCCACCCGGACGTGTCCCCGcatcccgccgcctccgccgacgAATTCATACGCGTGCACGCCGCCTACAGCACGCTCTCCGACCCCAGCAAGCGCGCCGACTACGACCGCGGCATGACCATGATCCCCTCCGCAGTCGGCCGCCGCTGCGCGCCCAACCTCACCCGCTCGCCGTCGTTCCCCGGGAGCCGCCGCCGGACCTGGGAGACCGACCAGTGCTGGTGA